The stretch of DNA CGTCTCCGGCCTATAATAACTTCATCCTCTTCTCTATATTTTGATTCCCTTTTCAGTTTTCATATAAATTCTTTAAGCAAACTACTACAGTAATAATATACTACTTGAAAAGTGCctgcttttattttcttttttctgtaAGTAAGAAAGAATTTTGATTAAAAGCTTAGTCTGAAGCAACCGTAAAAGCTGCAAAAGCAAAACCCCAAAAATTCTGCTTCTAAGAAACAACTTTTAATACTTACATTGTTAGTTATATATTACGAGTTTGGTTCAGGTGATAAATGAGTTGATCGGAAAACCAATAATTTGGTCGGAAAATCAAGAATGATGGGTTTATCAGTAATGCTAGTATTTGGAGtcgttttctttcattgtttggTGATGATGTCATTTGCCGCTAATGTGACGTATGATCACCGGGCATTGGTCATCGACGGCCAGCGTAGAGTTCTGATCTCCGGCTCTATACATTACCCTCGCAGTACTCCTGATGTGAGCCTTTCTAGATACTTTTTCTCTCTCctctgtgtgtgtgtgggggggggggggggggggggggttagttTTCATCTATTGTTTGTGTTTAGAGGTTGCTTTTTCACCAATGtgcatttttttctttaaaaagattaattttttccttaaaaaagATTCATGTTTTCTTTTGAAATAATATGCAGATGTGGCCAGACCTTATACAGAAATCTAAAGATGGAGGCTTGGATGTAATAGAGACATATGTTTTCTGGAACATACATGAACCTGTTAGAAATCAGGTAATTTAATTTCAGCTTTAGTCTTTATTCTGTTTGCTATTCTTTGCTTCAATATGGACCAACAAGAAAAGAATGAAAGTTCCTACCTTTTCTTACTGTTTCTTTATCTTGAGTGCCAAGTACTTGATTTCATTGAACAAATAAAGTAGTGAATTGTTTTCCTCaggtttcttttctttttaataaaaTTAGAAATTTTGAACAAAATAAtatctatgttgctcggactcttcaaaaATTTTGTCGAACCCGTTGGGTCCTTCCCGAAATGCACTACtcttggaggatccgacacataTCCCGCGGCATttttgaagagtccgagcaacataagacaaaattgattgaaaacttGAGAATTCCATTTTGAGTATCAAGGGGTGTAGCCTAAGATTTTCCTTTTGAAGAAAAGAACATAAAAGGATGGAAAATGGAAGAACTGATAAGATGAGCAAATTTGCAGTATGATTTTGAAGGAAGGAAAGATTTGGTTAAATTTGTGAAGTTGGTGGGTAAAGCTGGCTTATATGCTCATATAAGGATAGGGCCTTATGTTTGTGCAGAATGGAACTATGGGTAACTActcttttttttctatttttcaaaaCAATGATTGCATTTTTTGTAATTTATTGATTTTGCTTTTTTGTTCTACCTTTACTGATAATCAGTGGTtttaatctattttgagacagTGGGTTTCCTCTTTGGTTGCATTTCATTCCTGGAGTTGAATTTCGAACTGACAATGAACCGTTCAAGGTTTTCCCTTGTACTTATTAATTAATTTCCCTGGGATACTGGTTTGCTAAGTTCATTAACATGAAGGCTTCCTGTTGCAGGCAGAAATGAAGCGATTCACGGCCAAAATTGTTGACATGATCAAGCAAGAAAATCTTTATGCATCCCAAGGGGGACCGGTTATTTTGTCTCAGGTTAGTTTACCATAGTGATTTAGTACACTTCGGAGTACTTAGAAACGATTCGATATTGGTTGCTCTTTGCTATTGTGTGAGTAAAGATGTTTCATGAACCAAGCAGATAGAAAATGAATATGGCAATGGCGATATTGAGTCTCGTTATGGTCCTCGTGCCAAACCTTATGTCAACTGGGCAGCAAAAATGGCTACATCGTTGGATACAGGAGTGCCATGGGTTATGTGCCAGCAACCAGATGCTCCTGATCCAATAGTGAGTTTCCCGTCCTTCACCTTGTAGTTTATTCATAGAAAAAGCACCTCGAGAACCTTTGATGGACTACCAAATAATTTTGAGAATTTGTACAGATCGCCAATAAGGTAAATTAACTTTGTGCATGCTTTGATCATGACAGATAAACACTTGCAATGGATTTTATTGTGACCAATTCAAGCAGAATTCTGATAAGACACCCAAGATGTGGACGGAGAATTGGACTGGATGGTAAGGCATTTGGTTTTTTAGTCCTTTAACATGCAGGCCCAGTACTTGCTGATACTAATTTAAAATGTATCTGAAATTGCCACTTACTGAGTGAGACCTCTCTTTTTGAATTGTTTGGAACATTAGGTTTCTTTCTTTTGGTGGTGCTGTCCCTTATAGACCTGTGGAAGACATTGCTTTTGCCGTGGCTCGATTTTTCCAGAGAGGTGGAACCTTTCAGAATTATTACATGGTATCAGTTTCTAACCAAGTGACTCCGGCTTCTTGATCTGTAGCACTTTGCTGCAATGACAGCTGAACTAAATCTTAAAATGATATTTGTTGCCGTTGAACAGTACCACGGGGGAACTAACTTTGGCCGGACCAGTGGTGGACCCTTTATTTCAACTAGCTATGACTATGATGCTCCTTTAGATGAGTACGGTATGTTTCCTCTCTCTCTTGATGGCTTATCACTTCACTTGCATATGTTCAAGTGTATTCTCCATCGCTTATATCACGATGTCAGACCATTCCATTCATTGATTTTGACACATAGCTAAGGTAAAGATTCATTGAGAAATGCAGGGCTTATAAGACAACCAAAGTGGGGTCACTTGAAAGATCTCCACAAAGCCATAAAGCTGTGTGAGGCTGCAATGGTGGCAACTGATCCAACTATCACTTCTCCAGGCTCTAACTTAGAGGTATATTTAGAATGAGTTGTACAGATAACATTACATTTTCAGGAGAGCTTCACATTATATTTTTACAAACTTCTTTTCCTCTTTCAGGTCAGTGTTTATAAAACTGGATCAGTGTGTGCTGCATTTCTTGCCAACGTGGGTACGCAGTCTGATGCAGCCGTGACGTTCAATGGAAATTCATATCATTTGCCTCCGTGGTCTGTGAGCATCTTACCCGATTGCAAGAATGTGGCATTTAGTACTGCAAAGGTTTGGCTCATAATCTTGTCCACTTTGAAACTTTGAATCTTAGCTATGTGCTTGTTGCCGGTCAATCTGCTACCATGAGTTGTCTTCTTTGCTTCTCGATTTCTTATTGGTGTCCACATGTGAAAGTTGATAAAGTTGCACTTCCCTTCAATTTCTTTCGATATGTTAAAATTAAAGCAAGTACATTCTTTCCTTCCACGTCCTATTGTAAAGTCTTTGTATTCTTTCATTTACTCTTTTCTTTTTAACAGGATATATTAAGGAATTAGAGTGCTTTCCCTCTTAAAAATATTTGACACACATCTTGAATTAAATGAAAAACCATCTCTTTACGATTAGTAATAAGTTGATTGTATTAGGAATTGACTCTGTGCGACATTAAGTGGGAAGAGCAAAAACATAAGACCTTTATCATTATTCAATCAAACCAAGTGTCCTCTGTAAATCTGCAACTAATATGCTACTAATGAGACCTGGTTAATCTCTCAAATGACAAAGAGAAAAATGATACTACGATTATTGGTACAAACCTTATCATTGATAGGGGAAATTCGAATTAGAGAATTACCTTTACGTGTGCTCTTCTAAGCTGATGGTTTTACATTTCTTGGTGACAGATTAACTCGATGTCAACAATCTCAAAGTTTGTTACTCAGTCTACGGAAGCTGACGGTTCTGGCGCATCCTTGTCAGGTTGGACTTGGGTTAATGAGCCTGTAGGTATCTCAAGTGATAACGCGTTCACAAAAATGGGTTTGATGGAGCAGATAAATACTACAGCCGATAAAAGTGATTATCTTTGGTACTCTCTGAGGTAAAAGCAGATAAATACTACAGCTAATTACATCAGATCCACTTTCTTAGTTTCTAGTCAGTAGCATTTCTAGAGAATATCTGGTGTTCTTTGTTTGCACGCATGGTTGTGATCTGCTCTGAAGTTCGCCATTCTTAAATCATTTCCAACTTTACTTCCAGTGTTAATGTAAAAAATGATGAGCCTTTCCTCCAAGATGGATCTCAAACGGTGCTTCACGTGGAATCACTTGGCCATGTTCTTCATGCTTTCATTAATGGAAAGTTATCAGGTAACGAGAATGAATGATGTTTGATGAATATGTACTAGTTACCTAAAACAAAGAAAAGATACTGTAATGAGCTATTTTTATGGACTGATATATGGAGTTCCATACATCCATAAAGAAGCTATTTTAAGTTTGTTGTAACGATTTATAGTAGATTATTCAAGGTACCAAAGTAAAAAATTTGCTGAAGCATATTAGGCGGTGATATCGTATTTAGCATGTGGTTTGTTGAACGTGACAGATGAGTCGTTCTTGTTGCTACTATAGATAGTAGAATAGACACTATAAAAGATTTTCACTGCCCTTAATGTAAGATTTACTTGACCAAGTTGTTTTACAATGCTTAACATTTTGCATGCACTTTCTGATTGTTTGTAGGAAGTGGAAAAGGCAACAGTGGAAATTCTAGAGTTACAATTGATGTTCCTGTCACCCTTGCACCTGGAGAAAACAAAATTGACCTGTTGAGTGTGACTGTGGGTCTTCAGGTGTGAATTTTGGTTTCTCCAATCAGATTGAGTGGAAGATTTGTTATCTGCCACATTTTATTTGCTATTTTGTCCATGATTATTCTATGAATAACTTCACATTGTCGTATGTTCCATTTAAGAAGCATGATCTAATACACACCTGGTATTTGACTCCAGAACTATGGAGCATTCTTTGATCTTAAGGGAGCAGGTATTACCGGTCCTGTGCAATTGAAAGGTTTCAAAAATGGCTCTACTATTGATCTTTCGTCAAAGCAGTGGACATATCAGGTTGAGTTAACTTTCTAAATACCTTAAGATAGGCTCAATAGTATGTTTTCGACAAATCTCTGGTACCATTAGGTTTTGATTCTGAAGGATAATTGCATTGACTTTGCGTGTCATGTTGTACTGTGTTGGTCAGGTTGGATTGAAAGGAGAAGAACTGGGCTTATCTGATGGAAGTTCTTCCCTTTGGAAGTCACAATCTGCATTGCCTACAAACCAACCATTAATATGGTACAAGGTAATATTGTCTTTTATGTGTTTCAGTATTATGCAATTTAAGGATAAATGTGAACATTTGCGACTTAGGCACATCGGGTATGTAACCTTGTTGGAAGATTTGATTTGATGGACTGATCTGATGTGTTTTTCAGATATTTGATAAATAAATTCTGTAAGAGTCCGAAGTTGACTTGAACCTCATAGCATTTACTAATAGGAAATATTTGCAACTCCTAAAGATTACGATTTATTATAGAGAGCTAATATTGATGAAATCAAATCAAAAGAACACATCATGGAGCAATATTACCAAAATAATCATGTCATTAGCTCGTATATTCTGTTTGAAAGTAGGTTGACAATACAGTTAGAAAAATACTTGCGATCATGGACCTTCTTCCTCCAGATTGAATTGGTGATCTGGGTGTCTGTTGTATTTCCTGCCTGAAGTTTCTACCGCTGATGCTACAAAGAATAATCTAATCAACTAAAAACATAGTGAACTATGTTCGCTATGGTTTCATGCATATGTATGATAGTAAGTATATGTTTGTACtattgatgtagttctaaataaCCAATGGGGATGAAGACGTAACCAATTCCAATTagagaataaaaagaaaaagagagagggGACGAGTATCGGCATAGAAAAAAGAGCAAATGAGCATATATATTAGGATATTTCTATATTTGTAGACAGACACGGAACTTTATGCGAATGTAAATTTTCATCTTTAGCTAGAATTAAATATAAAATAACTGGCTATTCATTCATGACCGTTGTTCTTGTACATTAGCAATATGCCTCTTATGTGGTCTACTGTAATACAACAATAAGTGATAATGTCATTTCACAACCTATGACTATTAGGATCTTGTTTGAAAGGACTGGTATGTCTTATTCTTTGTCTTTTCATATACTTATGCTTGTAATTATCCTAATTTGTGTAACACTTGTCCAAATCTTTTGATAGTGATGCCTAAACCACGACTTTTTTGTTCATTTAGGCAAGTTTTGATGCCCCTGCTGGTGACACCCCACTTTCACTAGATTTTACCGGAATGGGAAAGGGTGAGGCATGGGTGAATGGGCAAAGCATCGGTCGATTTTGGCCTACCTATACTGCATCAAATGGAGGTTGTACTGACTCCTGCAATTATAGAGGATCTTACAATTCTAACAAATGTCTCAAAAATTGTGGAAAACCATCACAGCTGCTGTAAGTCTTTAGTATTATCTTAAACTTTAAGTTAAAAGTTTGCAGCGATGGTATCTAGTGGAACTTAATATCAATTCTAGTTGAGCAATCTTGAAATGAAACTTTGATATATAAACTTTTGCAGATACCACGTTCCTCGTTCATGGCTGCAATCCAGTGGAAATGTCATAGTGTTGTTTGAGGAAATGGGAGGGAATCCAACAAAGCTATCTTTTGCAACAAGAGAGACAAGTAGTATATGCTCACGAGTTTCAGAGGCGCATCCACTTCCTATTGACAAGTGGACGTCGGATGATGATGCACGAAAGAAAGTAGGGCCAACTCTGTCTCTTGAGTGTCCTCGTCCTGATCAAGTCATTTCTTCAATCAAATTTGCAAGCTTTGGCACTCCTCATGGTGCATGTGGAAGCTTTAGCCACGGTCGATGCACGAGCAGCAATGCTCTTTCCCATGTAAAGAAGGTCAGATCCagattattttacaaaataaactGGTTGACCCCCCACCCCTTCTTCTTTTCCTCCAAGTAAAATATTTCTCTGATTAAATTTTAATTGCAACATCTTTACAGGCTTGCATTGGATCAAAACGCTGTAGTCTTGGAGTTTCAATAGATGTATTTGGTGACCCATGTATAGGAGTGACAAAAAGTTTAGCTGTAGAAGCTTCCTGTTCGTGATGCATAGTTGGACCAGGCGAAAGCCTCTTACTAAAGTAAGTGTAGAAGTGGTAGAAGGTCAGATAAACTACAATAAATTTCAACTTCATAAAGAGAAAAAGAGCACTTTGTTTTCTCTTGCCgatttgatgatattatgaaaagaagaagaaaaaaaagatttgCCTCAATAACTTTTACAAGTCTAAAGATATTGCCTCATTGATGTTTCTATCAAGCAGAATATAAACCACATTCAATATCATTGTAAACTCAGAAAATTTCTGTGTGATTTCCACATCCCTTATTCACATATTCTTAGTAACATATCCAAATACAATGAGATTTATAGGAATAATTTAGTTAACATACAATAAAAAAAACTATCGACTGAACGAATTCCAGTACTACATTCATTCGTTAATATCTTCATCAAGATCATCATCATATTGAGGCAACACCGGCGGATCTTTGGAACCTGCATTTCTTGCAGAGAGCTGAATGCAGTGCCGGTGTCTGATATTTGTCTTCCCCACCCATGATTGGCATTGGTACGCCTCGCTTGACTGGACTTACATAACCTGGCTGGTAAGTCTTGCCAAGAATTCCTTCAACATCTTTGGATAGATTGAAAAACTTAAATTGTGTCTCTAGGTGAGCAAAAGCATCATCTGCTGGTATTTGATAGTTGTGAACCTTATTTTCATTCTCTCCTATTGGTACTACCTTCACATCCAATTGCAACAGTCCGGAAACTGTGACCCTCACACTGTTAACATCATCTGTCCTTTCAACTACCACTGCTCTCTCAGCAGTTTTAACACTCCATTCAGCATCTCCATCTGTCGGGACATTAACTGTCTCACCGTTCCAATGCACGATAAGAGCATCAATCTTGTCATCCCAGTGTGACACTTTCTTTGCTCCTAGGACTAGTGTATGGGCGTCAAACATGACAGACAATGCTTGAACCCATGTAAAGTCGCGCTTCCTTCCGTCTGGTCGAATCCCAattaggtgtgcattaatgtGGAGGTTGTCATCTGAGACAATGGCAAAGTCAGTATCCTTTGCTCCATGGAAGTAGAACATCACCCCATCGCCACCCACAAATCTTGGATCATAGCATAGAGCACCATAACCATCACACCTAGGTAGTCTCCCTGTCAAAAGAAGGAGAAAAGGAGCAAAACTTTGAGTTCATTTAGAGGTACAAGAAAATATTGTCATACTACAGTGTACTACTTTtgtttcataattttttttagaTAGACTTTAAGTTTCATGCATTGACGGTGTAAAAAGTATATACACAATCAGGTCACTTATAAGGTAATTACAGGTGAATCTTTACGATAAGTATTAACTGATAACCTGGTAAAAATGATAACTAGCATGCTATCACAG from Nicotiana tomentosiformis chromosome 11, ASM39032v3, whole genome shotgun sequence encodes:
- the LOC104091613 gene encoding beta-galactosidase 8; translated protein: MMGLSVMLVFGVVFFHCLVMMSFAANVTYDHRALVIDGQRRVLISGSIHYPRSTPDMWPDLIQKSKDGGLDVIETYVFWNIHEPVRNQYDFEGRKDLVKFVKLVGKAGLYAHIRIGPYVCAEWNYGGFPLWLHFIPGVEFRTDNEPFKAEMKRFTAKIVDMIKQENLYASQGGPVILSQIENEYGNGDIESRYGPRAKPYVNWAAKMATSLDTGVPWVMCQQPDAPDPIINTCNGFYCDQFKQNSDKTPKMWTENWTGWFLSFGGAVPYRPVEDIAFAVARFFQRGGTFQNYYMYHGGTNFGRTSGGPFISTSYDYDAPLDEYGLIRQPKWGHLKDLHKAIKLCEAAMVATDPTITSPGSNLEVSVYKTGSVCAAFLANVGTQSDAAVTFNGNSYHLPPWSVSILPDCKNVAFSTAKINSMSTISKFVTQSTEADGSGASLSGWTWVNEPVGISSDNAFTKMGLMEQINTTADKSDYLWYSLSVNVKNDEPFLQDGSQTVLHVESLGHVLHAFINGKLSGSGKGNSGNSRVTIDVPVTLAPGENKIDLLSVTVGLQNYGAFFDLKGAGITGPVQLKGFKNGSTIDLSSKQWTYQVGLKGEELGLSDGSSSLWKSQSALPTNQPLIWYKASFDAPAGDTPLSLDFTGMGKGEAWVNGQSIGRFWPTYTASNGGCTDSCNYRGSYNSNKCLKNCGKPSQLLYHVPRSWLQSSGNVIVLFEEMGGNPTKLSFATRETSSICSRVSEAHPLPIDKWTSDDDARKKVGPTLSLECPRPDQVISSIKFASFGTPHGACGSFSHGRCTSSNALSHVKKACIGSKRCSLGVSIDVFGDPCIGVTKSLAVEASCS
- the LOC104091612 gene encoding uncharacterized protein; the encoded protein is MDRRNLCLIVALLLLSIFSQATIAQTEGDGTQENAVTENPDYVVLDPLPGTGQERAFCTVPGVCYYRTLTCPTECPQRKPKQNKKQKGCYIDCTNKCETTCKWRLPRCDGYGALCYDPRFVGGDGVMFYFHGAKDTDFAIVSDDNLHINAHLIGIRPDGRKRDFTWVQALSVMFDAHTLVLGAKKVSHWDDKIDALIVHWNGETVNVPTDGDAEWSVKTAERAVVVERTDDVNSVRVTVSGLLQLDVKVVPIGENENKVHNYQIPADDAFAHLETQFKFFNLSKDVEGILGKTYQPGYVSPVKRGVPMPIMGGEDKYQTPALHSALCKKCRFQRSAGVASI